From Microbacterium sp. CGR2:
GCGAAGCCGAGGTGCTCGGCGAGCATCGCGGGGATGACGCCGCCCGAGCCGTCCGTCGACAGGTTTCCGGTGATCACCAGGTCGGGTGCGCCACGTCGGATCGCGGCGGCCAGCACCTCTGCGGTGAGTCCGAGGTCGGCGCCGACCAGCTGCTCGTCCGCGATGTGCACGGCAGATCCGGCACCGATCGCGAGCGCGCGACGCACCGATGCCGTCGAGGTCTCCGGGGCCATCGAGAGGGCCACGACCTCGGTGCCCTCGTTCTTGTCGGCGAAGCTGAGGGCGACCTCGAGGGCGCGCTCCGTGATCTCGTCGAGCACCAGGTCTCCGGCCGCACGATCGGCAAGGCCTGTCTCGAGGCTCAGCTTGCGATCGCCATAGGTGTCCGGCACCTCTTTGACCAGGACGAAGATCTTCATCGATTGCTCCTCACGACTGCTGCAATTCTAGACGGCGATACTGAGTTTCACAGCCACTGCGACTGAGGCCCAGGGCGATGTCGACGCCGGGGCGCGCGCCGCCGCCGGGTCTCGCCCCTGCCCCCGCTACCGTGGAGTCGTGGTCCGATCCCGCCCGCTCCCGATGGATCCGCTCGCCGAGGCGAAGCGGCAGTGGCTCGCGCACGGCTGGACGGACGCCGCCGACGGAATGGCCGTGGTCACGTCCGTGATGCGAGCCCAGCAGCTGCTGCTCGCCCGGGTCGACGCGACCCTCAAGCCGTTCTCCCTGAGCTTCGCCCGCTATGAGGTGCTGCGCCTGCT
This genomic window contains:
- a CDS encoding electron transfer flavoprotein subunit beta/FixA family protein, which gives rise to MKIFVLVKEVPDTYGDRKLSLETGLADRAAGDLVLDEITERALEVALSFADKNEGTEVVALSMAPETSTASVRRALAIGAGSAVHIADEQLVGADLGLTAEVLAAAIRRGAPDLVITGNLSTDGSGGVIPAMLAEHLGFAQATALTAVQITADGISGTRAADAGAQQVSAPLPAVISITEALPDARFPNFKGIMAAKKKPLEVLSLADLDVSADPGAAPRTIMTAVSEKPPRAAGVKMTDEGDAAEKLVEYLVQNRLV